The following proteins come from a genomic window of Enterobacter chengduensis:
- the bcsA gene encoding UDP-forming cellulose synthase catalytic subunit, with translation MSRLASWLLIPPVSSRLSEHYRHFRRHGASAFSAALGCFWMILAWIFIPLEHPRWQRIRARHDELYPHINPDRPRPLDPARYLIQAAWLAVTSSRRERQTPHWRSFSRVQQLRERYHQWLDKLPDSVTDRTSHLDNQKELGHLHPGLRRFILGVIVVFSLILALVCITQPFNPLAQFTFLILLWGVALLVRRIPGRFSALMLIVLSLTVSCRYIWWRYTSTLNWDDPVSLVCGLVLLFAETYAWIVLVLGYFQVIWPLNRQPVPLPKDTTTWPTVDLFVPTYNEDLSVVKNTIYAALGIDWPKDKLKVWILDDGNRPAFRQFAEEVGVEYIARPTHEHAKAGNINNALKYATGEFVSIFDCDHVPTRSFLQMTMGWFLKEKELAMMQTPHHFFSPDPFERNLGRFRKTPNEGTLFYGLVQDGNDMWDATFFCGSCAVIRRKPLDEIGGIAVETVTEDAHTSLRLHRRGYTSAYMRIPQAAGLATESLSAHIGQRIRWARGMVQIFRLDNPLIGKGLKLAQRLCYVNAMFHFLSGIPRLIFLTAPLAFLLLHAYIIYAPALMIALFVLPHMIHASLTNSKIQGKYRHSFWSEIYETVLAWYIAPPTMVALINPHKGKFNVTAKGGLVEEEYVDWVISRPYIFLVLLNIVGVIVGVWRYFYGPENEILTVFVSMAWVFYNLIILGGAVAVSVESKQVRRAHRVEICMPAAIAREDGHLFSCTVHDFSDGGLGIKINGQAKVLEGQKVNLLLKRGQQEYVFPTQVVRVVGNEVGLQLMPLTKKQHIDFVQCTFARADTWALWQDSFPEDKPLESLLDILKLGFRGYRHLAEFAPSSVKIIFRSLTSLVSWVVSFIPRRPERDEAKQADPVMAQQ, from the coding sequence ATGAGTCGTCTCGCCAGCTGGTTACTCATCCCACCGGTCAGTTCGCGCTTGAGCGAACATTACCGGCATTTTCGCCGACACGGTGCGTCGGCGTTTAGCGCCGCGCTCGGCTGTTTCTGGATGATTCTGGCCTGGATATTTATTCCACTCGAACACCCGCGCTGGCAGCGCATACGTGCACGGCACGATGAGCTTTATCCGCACATTAATCCCGATCGGCCACGGCCTTTGGATCCGGCGCGCTATCTCATTCAGGCCGCCTGGCTGGCCGTGACCTCGTCGCGAAGAGAACGCCAAACGCCGCACTGGCGCAGCTTCTCCCGCGTACAGCAGCTTCGCGAACGCTATCATCAGTGGCTGGATAAACTGCCTGACAGCGTGACCGACAGGACCAGCCATCTGGATAATCAAAAAGAGCTCGGGCACCTCCACCCGGGCCTGCGGCGTTTTATCCTCGGCGTGATTGTCGTGTTCTCGCTGATTCTGGCGCTGGTCTGCATTACGCAGCCTTTCAACCCGCTGGCGCAGTTCACCTTCCTGATCCTGCTGTGGGGCGTGGCGCTGCTGGTTCGCCGTATTCCGGGCCGCTTCTCGGCGCTGATGCTGATCGTGCTGTCGCTAACGGTCTCCTGTCGCTACATCTGGTGGCGCTATACCTCCACCCTGAACTGGGACGACCCGGTCAGCCTGGTGTGCGGCCTGGTGCTGCTGTTTGCTGAAACCTACGCCTGGATTGTGCTGGTGCTGGGCTATTTCCAGGTCATCTGGCCGCTCAACCGCCAGCCGGTTCCGCTGCCGAAGGACACCACGACGTGGCCAACCGTCGATCTCTTCGTGCCGACCTACAACGAAGACCTGAGCGTGGTGAAGAACACCATCTATGCCGCGCTGGGCATCGACTGGCCAAAAGATAAGCTCAAGGTCTGGATCCTCGACGACGGCAACCGTCCGGCATTCCGCCAGTTCGCGGAGGAGGTGGGTGTCGAATACATCGCCCGTCCGACGCATGAACACGCTAAGGCGGGGAACATCAACAACGCGTTGAAGTATGCCACCGGGGAGTTCGTCTCGATCTTTGACTGCGACCACGTGCCGACGCGCTCGTTCCTGCAGATGACCATGGGCTGGTTCCTGAAGGAGAAAGAGCTGGCGATGATGCAGACGCCGCACCACTTCTTCTCGCCGGATCCGTTTGAACGTAACCTTGGCCGTTTCCGTAAGACCCCGAACGAAGGCACGCTGTTCTATGGCCTGGTGCAGGACGGAAACGACATGTGGGACGCCACCTTCTTCTGCGGCTCGTGTGCGGTTATCCGCCGTAAACCGCTGGATGAAATTGGCGGTATCGCCGTCGAAACGGTCACCGAAGATGCGCACACCTCGCTGCGCCTGCACCGCCGCGGCTATACCTCGGCCTACATGCGTATTCCGCAGGCTGCCGGTCTGGCGACGGAATCACTGTCGGCGCACATTGGCCAGCGTATTCGCTGGGCGCGCGGCATGGTGCAGATTTTCCGTCTCGATAACCCGCTGATAGGCAAAGGGCTCAAGCTGGCGCAGCGTCTCTGCTACGTCAACGCCATGTTCCACTTTCTGTCCGGTATCCCGCGGCTGATCTTCCTGACCGCGCCGCTGGCGTTCCTGCTTCTTCACGCCTATATCATTTACGCGCCCGCGCTGATGATTGCGCTGTTCGTTCTGCCGCATATGATCCACGCGAGCCTGACGAACTCGAAGATACAGGGTAAATACCGCCACTCCTTCTGGAGTGAAATCTACGAAACGGTGCTGGCCTGGTACATCGCGCCGCCAACCATGGTCGCGCTGATTAACCCGCATAAAGGGAAATTCAACGTCACCGCGAAGGGCGGTCTGGTGGAAGAGGAGTACGTCGACTGGGTGATCTCCCGTCCGTATATCTTCCTGGTTTTGCTGAATATTGTGGGCGTCATTGTCGGCGTCTGGCGTTACTTTTACGGCCCGGAAAACGAAATCCTGACCGTCTTCGTGAGTATGGCCTGGGTCTTCTACAACCTGATCATCCTCGGTGGCGCGGTGGCGGTGTCGGTGGAGAGCAAACAGGTTCGTCGCGCGCATCGCGTTGAAATCTGCATGCCTGCGGCGATCGCCCGTGAAGATGGCCATCTCTTCTCCTGTACCGTGCACGACTTCTCAGACGGTGGTCTGGGGATCAAAATCAACGGCCAGGCGAAAGTGCTGGAGGGGCAAAAAGTTAACCTTCTGCTTAAGCGCGGCCAGCAGGAGTATGTCTTCCCGACGCAGGTTGTTCGCGTGGTGGGCAATGAAGTCGGTCTGCAGCTGATGCCGCTGACCAAAAAGCAACACATTGATTTTGTGCAGTGTACGTTTGCCCGCGCGGATACGTGGGCTCTCTGGCAGGACAGCTTCCCGGAAGATAAACCTCTGGAAAGCCTGCTGGATATTCTGAAGCTGGGGTTCCGTGGCTATCGTCACCTTGCAGAATTTGCCCCGTCGTCGGTGAAAATAATTTTCCGGTCACTTACTTCGCTGGTTTCCTGGGTCGTGTCGTTCATTCCTCGTCGTCCTGAGCGAGATGAGGCGAAGCAGGCGGACCCGGTTATGGCTCAACAATGA
- the bcsQ gene encoding cellulose biosynthesis protein BcsQ, producing MAILGLQGVRGGVGTTSVTAALAWSLQLLGESVLVIDACADNLLRMSFNVDFNREEGWARALLDDKDWRDAGMRYTSQLDLLPFGQLTTTERENEAAYQRLFSQFTLALQDLKEKGHYKWILLDLPHGAGTLTRQLIAQCDHILSIVNVDANCHIRLHQQGLPQNGHILINDLRVGSQIQDDLYQVWLQSQRRLLPIVIHRDEGMAECLASKQPLGEYRSDSLAAEEILTLANWCLLNFANRAEHAGSAV from the coding sequence ATGGCCATACTCGGATTACAGGGTGTCCGTGGGGGTGTGGGTACCACATCCGTTACCGCGGCGCTGGCGTGGTCATTACAGCTTTTAGGTGAATCGGTGCTGGTTATTGACGCCTGCGCCGATAATTTGCTGCGTATGTCGTTTAACGTCGATTTTAACCGTGAAGAGGGCTGGGCCCGCGCGCTGCTTGACGATAAGGACTGGCGGGATGCAGGTATGCGCTATACCTCGCAGCTTGATTTGCTGCCGTTTGGCCAACTGACCACCACGGAACGCGAGAATGAGGCCGCGTACCAGCGCCTGTTTTCGCAGTTCACGCTTGCGCTGCAGGACCTGAAAGAAAAGGGACACTATAAGTGGATCCTGCTGGATCTGCCGCACGGTGCCGGCACGCTGACCCGACAGCTCATCGCGCAGTGCGACCATATCCTCTCGATCGTTAACGTCGATGCCAACTGCCATATCCGCCTGCATCAGCAGGGGTTACCGCAAAATGGCCATATCCTGATTAACGATTTGCGCGTTGGCAGCCAGATCCAGGACGATCTGTATCAGGTCTGGCTGCAAAGCCAGCGCCGCCTGCTCCCCATTGTCATCCACCGTGATGAGGGAATGGCGGAATGCCTTGCGTCGAAACAACCGCTCGGCGAATACCGCAGCGATTCACTGGCGGCAGAAGAGATCCTGACGCTGGCTAACTGGTGTCTGCTGAACTTCGCCAACAGGGCGGAGCATGCAGGGAGTGCTGTATGA
- the bcsR gene encoding cellulose biosynthesis protein BcsR translates to MDNNEPGTPVDSTLGYTFQNDFLALTQAFSLPEIDYTDISQREQLAAAIKRWPLLAEFAHQQ, encoded by the coding sequence ATGGATAATAATGAGCCCGGTACCCCAGTCGACTCAACCCTGGGCTACACATTCCAGAACGATTTTCTGGCGCTAACGCAGGCCTTTTCTTTACCTGAAATAGATTACACCGATATTTCCCAGCGGGAACAGTTGGCCGCGGCTATTAAACGCTGGCCGTTATTAGCTGAATTCGCCCATCAACAATAA
- the bcsE gene encoding cellulose biosynthesis c-di-GMP-binding protein BcsE: protein MDSIFSIGIQSLWDELSHMPVGGVWWINTDRNEDAISLVNQTIAAQDKDSRVAVISMGEDPKKIITLENDRGPQTVRLFSMSAEADSLYFLSRDVQCTIDPDHYLVILKCANNVLQNIPTEKLLSWLEKINKWAKFQNCTLLIVNPGSNNDKLFSLLMGEYRSLFGLASVRDQVGSYLYDIAFWCNEKGVSARQQLTLKHIEGKWHLAQQEETVVQPRSDEKRILSHIAVLEGAPALSENWSLFESNEALFHEARTTQAATLIFSLMQNNQIETLARQIHTLRRQRGSALKIIVRENNTSLRATDERLLLGCGANMVIPWNAPLSRCLTLIESVQGQQFSRHVPEDISTLLSMTQPMKLRGYQKWDTFCDAVGNMMSNTLLPADGKGVMVALRPVPGIRVEQALTLCRPNRTGDIMTIGDNRLVLFLSFCRVNDLDTALNHIFPLPTGDIFSNRMIWFEDNTISAELVQMRALQPEQWAKPLAIASDAKPILNARHDGHIWRRVPEPLRLLTDNAENASS from the coding sequence GTGGACTCCATATTTTCTATTGGCATCCAGTCATTATGGGACGAATTGAGCCACATGCCAGTCGGAGGAGTCTGGTGGATTAATACGGATCGTAATGAAGATGCTATCAGTCTGGTAAACCAGACAATTGCGGCCCAGGATAAGGATTCCCGCGTGGCCGTCATTAGCATGGGCGAAGATCCGAAGAAAATTATCACGCTTGAAAACGATCGCGGTCCCCAGACGGTGCGCTTATTTTCTATGTCGGCGGAAGCGGATAGTCTATACTTTTTGTCCCGCGACGTTCAGTGCACGATTGATCCGGATCACTATTTAGTGATTCTTAAATGTGCAAATAACGTCTTGCAAAATATCCCTACGGAAAAACTGCTGTCATGGCTGGAAAAAATCAATAAATGGGCAAAATTTCAAAATTGCACGCTATTGATAGTCAATCCCGGCAGTAATAATGACAAGCTGTTCTCCCTTTTAATGGGCGAATATCGTTCTCTGTTCGGTCTGGCAAGCGTACGTGACCAGGTGGGGAGCTATCTCTACGATATTGCATTCTGGTGTAATGAAAAAGGCGTGAGCGCCAGGCAACAGCTTACGCTGAAACATATCGAAGGTAAGTGGCATCTGGCACAGCAGGAAGAAACCGTGGTGCAACCGCGCAGTGATGAAAAGCGCATCCTGAGCCACATCGCGGTGTTAGAGGGGGCGCCCGCCCTGTCGGAAAACTGGTCACTGTTTGAATCTAACGAAGCCCTTTTCCACGAAGCCCGCACAACTCAGGCGGCTACGCTTATTTTCTCATTGATGCAGAATAACCAGATTGAAACGCTGGCAAGGCAGATACACACCTTACGCCGCCAGCGCGGCAGTGCGTTGAAAATCATCGTTCGCGAAAATAACACCAGCCTGCGCGCTACCGATGAGCGTCTGCTTCTGGGCTGCGGCGCCAATATGGTTATCCCCTGGAATGCGCCGTTATCACGCTGCCTGACGCTTATCGAAAGCGTTCAGGGCCAGCAGTTTAGCCGCCACGTACCGGAAGATATTTCCACGCTGCTCTCCATGACGCAGCCGATGAAGCTGCGTGGTTACCAAAAATGGGATACCTTCTGCGACGCCGTCGGGAACATGATGAGCAATACGCTTCTTCCCGCTGACGGGAAAGGGGTCATGGTTGCCCTGCGTCCTGTCCCGGGGATCCGCGTTGAGCAGGCCCTCACCTTATGTCGCCCGAACCGTACAGGGGACATTATGACCATTGGCGACAATCGCCTGGTGCTGTTTTTGTCCTTCTGCCGGGTTAACGATCTCGATACGGCGCTTAACCATATCTTCCCCCTGCCTACCGGGGATATTTTCTCGAACCGTATGATTTGGTTCGAAGATAATACCATCAGCGCGGAGCTGGTTCAGATGCGTGCGCTCCAGCCTGAGCAATGGGCTAAACCACTCGCTATCGCAAGCGATGCCAAACCGATCCTCAATGCCAGACATGATGGACACATCTGGCGTCGGGTGCCGGAACCCCTTCGCTTATTAACAGACAACGCGGAGAACGCATCATCATGA
- the bcsF gene encoding cellulose biosynthesis protein BcsF, with translation MMNISDIIQLVIFCALIFFPLGYYARHSIRRIRDTARVLFIKPRYVKPAGTLTRASHVKADRKHD, from the coding sequence ATCATGAATATCAGCGATATTATTCAACTGGTTATATTCTGTGCGCTGATCTTTTTCCCGCTTGGCTACTACGCGCGCCATTCCATTCGCCGTATCCGTGATACGGCCAGAGTGCTGTTTATCAAACCTCGCTATGTAAAACCAGCCGGAACACTGACACGGGCATCACACGTCAAGGCAGACCGAAAACATGACTAA
- the bcsG gene encoding cellulose biosynthesis protein BcsG codes for MTNSTYTASSPSPLWQYWRGLSGWNFYFLVKFGLLWAGYLNFHPLLNLVFMAFLLMPLPNIRLHRLRHWVAIPVGFALFWHDTWLPGPDSIMSQGSQVAGFSTDYMLDLVERFINWQMIGAIFVLLVAWLFLSQWIRVTVFVVAIMIWLNVLTLAGPSFSLWPAGQPTTTVTTTGGSAAATVTTAGDTPVVGDIPTQTAPPTSTNLNAWLSSFYTAEDKRQTKFPDALPADAQPFELLVINICSLSWADVDAAGLMSHPLWSHFDIQFKDFNSATSYSGPAAIRLLRASCGQPSHKNLYQPAGNQCYLFDNLSKLGFTQHLMLGHNGQFGNFLKEVREEGGMQAPLMDQTGLPVSLLGFDGSPVYDDTAVLQRWLQTIEKDSNPRSATFFNTLPLHDGNHFPGVSKTADYKVRAQKLFDELDAFFTELEKSGRKVMVVVVPEHGGALKGDRMQVSGLRDIPSPSITNVPAGIKFFGMKAPHQGAPIEITQPTSYLAISELVARAVDGKLFVEDSVNWDQLTSNLPQTAEVSENANAVVIQYQNKPYVRLNGGDWVPYPQ; via the coding sequence ATGACTAATTCTACCTATACCGCTTCGTCACCCTCGCCGCTCTGGCAATACTGGCGCGGCCTTTCCGGCTGGAACTTCTACTTTCTGGTGAAGTTTGGTCTGCTGTGGGCAGGCTACCTGAATTTCCATCCCCTTCTAAACCTGGTGTTTATGGCCTTCCTGCTGATGCCTCTGCCGAATATCAGGCTGCATCGCTTGCGTCACTGGGTGGCCATCCCCGTTGGCTTTGCGCTGTTCTGGCACGATACCTGGCTGCCGGGTCCGGACAGCATAATGAGCCAGGGGTCACAGGTCGCGGGCTTCAGTACGGACTACATGCTCGATCTGGTTGAGCGCTTTATTAACTGGCAGATGATCGGTGCCATCTTTGTCCTGCTGGTGGCCTGGCTGTTCCTGTCACAGTGGATCCGCGTCACGGTATTTGTCGTCGCGATTATGATCTGGCTTAACGTGCTGACGCTGGCGGGACCAAGCTTTTCGCTATGGCCTGCCGGACAGCCGACAACCACGGTAACCACCACCGGGGGAAGCGCAGCGGCAACCGTGACAACGGCAGGCGATACGCCTGTGGTGGGTGATATTCCAACCCAGACCGCACCGCCGACCTCCACCAACCTCAATGCGTGGCTTTCCAGCTTCTATACCGCGGAAGATAAGCGACAGACGAAATTCCCGGATGCGCTGCCGGCGGATGCTCAGCCGTTTGAGCTGCTGGTGATTAACATCTGTTCGCTCTCCTGGGCCGACGTGGATGCCGCCGGTTTGATGTCTCATCCGCTGTGGTCGCATTTTGATATTCAGTTTAAAGATTTCAACTCTGCCACCTCGTACAGCGGCCCGGCGGCGATTCGTCTGCTGCGTGCAAGCTGCGGTCAGCCATCGCATAAAAACCTGTACCAGCCGGCTGGAAACCAGTGTTACCTCTTCGATAATCTCTCAAAACTGGGCTTTACGCAGCATCTGATGCTGGGGCATAACGGCCAGTTCGGTAACTTCCTGAAAGAGGTGCGCGAAGAGGGTGGCATGCAGGCGCCGCTGATGGATCAAACCGGCCTTCCTGTCTCCCTGCTGGGCTTCGACGGTTCGCCCGTCTATGACGATACCGCTGTCCTGCAACGCTGGCTGCAGACCATCGAAAAGGACAGCAACCCGCGCAGCGCGACGTTCTTTAATACCCTGCCGCTCCACGACGGTAACCACTTCCCGGGCGTGAGCAAAACGGCAGATTATAAAGTGCGTGCGCAAAAACTTTTCGACGAGCTGGACGCGTTCTTCACGGAGCTGGAAAAATCAGGCCGTAAGGTGATGGTGGTTGTGGTGCCAGAGCACGGCGGCGCGCTGAAGGGCGACAGAATGCAGGTGTCCGGTCTGCGTGACATCCCGAGCCCGTCGATTACCAACGTGCCTGCAGGTATTAAATTCTTTGGTATGAAGGCACCGCATCAGGGCGCACCGATTGAAATCACCCAGCCGACCAGCTATCTTGCGATCTCAGAACTGGTTGCCCGCGCCGTTGACGGGAAGCTGTTTGTGGAAGATAGCGTGAACTGGGACCAGCTCACCAGCAACCTGCCGCAAACGGCAGAAGTCTCAGAGAATGCCAACGCGGTCGTGATTCAATACCAGAACAAACCTTACGTTCGCCTGAACGGCGGCGATTGGGTGCCGTATCCGCAGTAA